A genome region from Astyanax mexicanus isolate ESR-SI-001 chromosome 19, AstMex3_surface, whole genome shotgun sequence includes the following:
- the LOC111191601 gene encoding lipid droplet assembly factor 1-A, which translates to MENLHCDPRVEELLNTKLGKYLSEHPFLAVVLLVFGVTSALPIGLFLIFAAVTSIAVTVSFVFVEVFLLLIAGTTLLCVLVCLVVVAFWVSCVLSASYIIISHGLNYFSIRMPEQTISAEETETKEN; encoded by the exons GTTGAGGAGCTCTTAAACACTAAGCTGGGGAAGTACCTCAGTGAACATCCCTTCTTAGCAGTGGTGCTGCTTGTGTTCGGTGTAACATCTGCACTTCCCATTGGTCTTTTCCTGATATTTGCTGCTGTTACGTCTATTGCTGTTACAGTATCCTTCGTGTTTGTTGAAG TTTTCCTTCTGCTGATAGCAGGGACCACCTTGCTGTGTGTTCTCGTCTGCCTTGTTGTGGTTGCCTTCTGGGTTTCCTGTGTACTGAGTGCCTCCTACATCATTATATCACATGGGCTCAATTACTTTTCCATTAG aatgcctGAACAGACCATCTCTGCTGAGGAGACGGAAACCAAAGAAAACTGA